A window of the Candidatus Babeliales bacterium genome harbors these coding sequences:
- a CDS encoding DNA-processing protein DprA translates to MLLLRQGFEGHKRSGVNGSDLYAFATSDWMHVFGFSEITAQKIATGLADKKLLERELSLIEEYNINWLTITDESYPKLLREIYLPPAVLYWQGSSSWDVSAVALAKADKRVAIVGARKANDYGQRAVNTIVPDLVAAGYTIVSGGAVGIDAMAHKATLQCGGKTIAILGSGLLRPYPSANKKLFTAIVDSGGIVASSFPLTMEGLPGNFPARNRIVTGLSRGCL, encoded by the coding sequence ATGCTCCTACTTCGCCAAGGCTTCGAAGGACATAAAAGATCTGGTGTTAACGGATCAGATCTTTACGCATTTGCCACTTCAGACTGGATGCATGTTTTTGGCTTTAGTGAAATTACTGCGCAAAAAATAGCGACAGGTCTTGCTGACAAAAAACTTCTCGAACGCGAACTTAGTTTAATTGAAGAATACAATATCAATTGGCTAACGATCACTGATGAATCCTATCCAAAGTTATTGCGTGAAATTTATTTGCCACCGGCAGTTTTATATTGGCAAGGCAGCTCTTCTTGGGACGTGTCCGCCGTAGCCTTGGCGAAGGCGGATAAAAGGGTTGCAATTGTTGGCGCTCGTAAAGCGAATGATTATGGTCAGCGAGCAGTGAATACAATAGTACCAGATCTTGTTGCTGCTGGGTACACCATTGTCAGTGGTGGTGCAGTGGGTATTGATGCCATGGCCCATAAAGCAACGCTACAATGTGGTGGAAAAACAATTGCTATTTTAGGTTCTGGGTTACTCAGACCGTATCCAAGTGCAAATAAAAAATTATTTACTGCAATTGTTGATAGTGGCGGAATAGTTGCAAGTTCGTTTCCATTAACTATGGAGGGGCTTCCAGGAAATTTCCCTGCGCGTAATCGCATTGTTACGGGGTTATCGCGCGGATGTTTG